A genomic stretch from Streptomyces sp. QL37 includes:
- a CDS encoding right-handed parallel beta-helix repeat-containing protein has protein sequence MAQGTVQVTHTGTSRWRRRTGEYASLTAALEAAADGDVLTIAPGTYRENLVVHRAVTLRGAEGSAGSVRIAPVDGVPLTVRASAVVQDLHVEGQDSAAPALLVEEGAPELSDLRIVTRSAAGMEVRGAARPTVRRCTVDNPAGVGIAVLDGAGGVFEECEIVSAGQSGVSVRDGAHPRLDRCRVHHSSGAGLSVTGEGSGLEAVGCEVYEIKGSGVQVTARGTAHLTDCSVHRTSADGVTLDTDAVLTLADCDIHDIPENAVDLRSRSVLTLTRSTVRRFGRNGLSVWDPGTRVDANQCEIHDSTGDYPAVWVSDGATVILDSCRVHDVPDALFVLDRGSRADVVDSDLTQIRNTAVSVSDGATAQLDDCRIREASTGAWFRDHGSGGTLNNCTIDAAQTGVIVTKGADPTIERCTVTSPAEAGFYVSAEGRGTFDSCRVTGSDGYGFHVMDGCRSTLTRCRTERCARGGYEFADGSGGDGSAGGPVARDCTSDESGLRSATPPPPPVLTATQTTPGLLGAMPGQRTAEPAAVPAAPAEPARDSGAVLGELDALVGLDSVKREVRALTDMIEVGRRRRLAGLKAASVRRHLVFTGSPGTGKTTVARLYGEILASLGVLEHGHLVEVSRVDLVGEHIGSTAIRTQEAFDRARGGVLFVDEAYALSPEDSGRDFGREAIDTLVKLMEDHRDAVVVIVAGYTHEMERFLTVNPGVASRFSRTITFSDYEPEELLRIVEQQSDEHEYSLAEGTGEALLKYFTALPKGPAFGNGRTARQTFESMVERHAGRVAQLPEPTTEDLTMLYPEDLPALS, from the coding sequence ATGGCACAGGGCACGGTCCAGGTGACGCACACCGGCACATCGCGATGGCGGCGCCGTACGGGCGAATACGCATCCCTCACCGCCGCCCTGGAGGCCGCAGCGGACGGTGACGTCCTCACCATCGCCCCCGGCACCTACCGGGAGAATCTCGTCGTCCACCGCGCGGTGACGCTGCGCGGCGCCGAAGGGTCGGCGGGTTCGGTACGGATCGCGCCGGTCGACGGTGTCCCCCTGACCGTCCGCGCCTCCGCCGTCGTCCAGGACCTGCACGTCGAGGGCCAGGATTCGGCAGCGCCCGCGCTGCTCGTCGAGGAGGGCGCCCCCGAGCTGTCGGATCTGCGCATCGTGACCAGGTCGGCCGCCGGCATGGAGGTGCGGGGCGCAGCCAGGCCGACCGTGCGCCGCTGCACGGTGGACAACCCGGCCGGGGTGGGCATCGCCGTACTCGACGGCGCCGGCGGCGTGTTCGAGGAGTGCGAGATCGTCTCGGCGGGCCAGTCCGGCGTCTCGGTCCGCGACGGCGCGCACCCCCGGCTCGATCGCTGCCGCGTGCACCATTCGTCCGGCGCGGGGCTGAGCGTGACCGGGGAGGGAAGCGGCCTGGAGGCGGTGGGCTGCGAGGTGTACGAGATCAAGGGCAGCGGGGTGCAGGTCACCGCCCGCGGGACCGCGCACCTCACGGACTGCAGTGTGCACCGCACGTCCGCCGACGGGGTGACCCTGGACACCGACGCGGTCCTCACGCTCGCCGACTGCGACATCCACGACATCCCGGAGAACGCGGTCGACCTGCGCTCCCGTTCGGTACTCACCCTGACCCGCTCCACCGTCCGCAGGTTCGGCCGCAACGGCCTCTCGGTCTGGGACCCCGGTACCCGCGTGGACGCCAACCAGTGCGAGATCCACGACAGTACGGGCGACTATCCGGCCGTGTGGGTCAGCGACGGGGCCACGGTGATACTCGACTCGTGCCGCGTCCACGACGTGCCCGACGCCCTCTTCGTCCTCGACCGGGGCTCACGCGCGGATGTCGTGGACAGCGATCTGACCCAGATCCGCAACACGGCGGTCTCGGTGAGCGACGGCGCCACCGCCCAGCTCGACGACTGCCGTATCCGCGAGGCCTCCACCGGAGCGTGGTTCCGTGACCACGGCAGCGGCGGCACACTGAACAACTGCACCATCGACGCGGCGCAGACCGGGGTCATCGTGACCAAGGGCGCCGACCCGACCATCGAGAGGTGCACGGTCACCTCGCCCGCGGAGGCCGGTTTCTACGTCTCCGCGGAGGGCCGGGGCACCTTCGACAGCTGCCGGGTCACGGGGAGCGACGGCTACGGCTTCCATGTGATGGACGGCTGCCGCTCGACCCTGACCCGGTGCCGGACCGAGCGGTGCGCACGCGGCGGATACGAGTTCGCCGACGGCTCCGGGGGCGACGGCAGCGCCGGCGGTCCGGTGGCGCGGGACTGCACCAGCGACGAGAGCGGCCTGCGCAGCGCCACTCCCCCGCCCCCGCCGGTCCTGACGGCGACGCAGACCACGCCCGGGCTGCTGGGCGCGATGCCCGGACAGCGCACAGCCGAACCCGCCGCCGTGCCCGCGGCACCCGCCGAGCCGGCCCGGGACTCGGGTGCCGTGCTGGGTGAGCTCGACGCGCTGGTGGGCCTCGACAGCGTCAAGCGTGAGGTGCGGGCGCTGACCGACATGATCGAGGTGGGCCGGCGCCGCCGGCTGGCCGGCCTGAAGGCGGCGTCGGTGCGCCGGCACCTGGTCTTCACCGGCTCCCCCGGCACGGGCAAGACGACGGTGGCCCGGCTGTACGGGGAGATCCTGGCCTCGCTCGGTGTCCTGGAACACGGCCACCTCGTGGAGGTGTCGCGCGTCGATCTGGTCGGCGAGCACATCGGGTCCACGGCCATCCGCACCCAGGAGGCGTTCGACCGGGCGCGCGGCGGCGTCCTGTTCGTCGACGAGGCGTACGCGCTCTCCCCCGAGGACTCGGGCCGCGACTTCGGCCGGGAGGCCATCGACACGCTGGTGAAGCTGATGGAGGACCACCGCGACGCCGTAGTGGTGATCGTGGCCGGGTACACACACGAGATGGAGCGCTTCCTCACCGTCAACCCCGGTGTGGCGTCCCGTTTCTCACGGACCATCACCTTCAGCGACTACGAGCCCGAGGAGCTGCTGCGGATCGTCGAGCAGCAGAGTGACGAGCACGAGTACAGCCTGGCGGAGGGGACGGGGGAAGCGCTGCTCAAGTACTTCACGGCGCTTCCCAAGGGCCCCGCCTTCGGCAACGGCCGGACGGCCCGTCAGACATTCGAGTCGATGGTGGAGCGGCACGCGGGCCGGGTCGCCCAGCTCCCCGAACCGACCACCGAGGACCTGACCATGCTCTACCCCGAGGACCTTCCGGCGCTGTCCTGA
- a CDS encoding MOSC domain-containing protein, with translation MLSPALSAVHIHPVKSLAARAADEAVVEPWGLAGDRRWMLIDSGSRVVTQRQQPRMARLSAEPVPGGGLVLSAPGSPSLTVEVPDPARTVVAELHRSKVTMVPAADAAHAWFGAHLGAEVRLVHLDEPSHRRPVDPEFGRPGETVSLADTFPLLLTTRSSLDALNSLVAQGDHADEGPLPMNRFRPNVVVDGTEPWAEDDWKRIAIGEVAFRVAKPCGRCVITTTDQRTGERGKEPLRTLGRHRRDGKLLLFGQLLVPEGTGVIRAGDPVRCLG, from the coding sequence ATGCTTTCGCCCGCGCTCAGTGCTGTACACATCCACCCGGTCAAGTCGCTGGCTGCCCGCGCCGCCGACGAGGCCGTCGTCGAGCCATGGGGACTCGCCGGCGACCGCCGCTGGATGCTGATCGACAGCGGGAGCAGGGTTGTCACCCAGCGTCAGCAGCCGCGTATGGCGCGGCTGTCCGCCGAGCCCGTGCCGGGCGGTGGACTCGTGCTGTCGGCGCCCGGGAGCCCGTCCCTGACGGTGGAGGTGCCCGACCCGGCCCGCACGGTCGTCGCGGAGCTCCACCGGAGCAAGGTCACGATGGTTCCCGCCGCGGACGCCGCCCACGCATGGTTCGGCGCGCACCTCGGTGCGGAGGTCCGGCTCGTCCATCTCGACGAGCCGTCGCACCGCAGGCCCGTCGATCCGGAGTTCGGCCGGCCGGGCGAGACGGTGTCGCTCGCCGACACGTTTCCGCTGCTCCTCACGACGCGTTCCTCGCTGGACGCGCTCAACTCGCTGGTGGCCCAGGGGGACCATGCGGACGAGGGGCCGCTGCCGATGAACCGGTTCCGGCCGAACGTGGTCGTGGACGGGACCGAGCCCTGGGCCGAGGACGACTGGAAGCGGATCGCGATCGGGGAGGTCGCGTTCCGCGTCGCCAAGCCGTGCGGACGGTGTGTCATCACGACCACCGACCAGCGGACCGGTGAGCGGGGCAAGGAGCCGTTGCGGACGCTCGGACGGCACCGCCGGGACGGGAAGCTCCTCCTCTTCGGCCAGCTCCTGGTCCCGGAGGGCACCGGTGTGATCCGGGCCGGGGATCCGGTGCGGTGCCTCGGCTGA
- a CDS encoding DUF6643 family protein: MTSPRSTYGSGYYATPSFPDTPIYDSLVAERGTPQIAPIRVPAAYDTGNSYLPALPSALPALPAAPSQHTGSYGYPQQAPQPQYQNAGMQQAPAMQPAQLQHAPAPYIPQQPSAPRGYQQQQQQQRPGTGYEAMRPASPRPVPAPSQSPYEDPYNRPYQSRGY; the protein is encoded by the coding sequence ATGACCTCCCCCCGCTCCACCTACGGCAGCGGCTACTACGCCACGCCGTCGTTCCCCGACACCCCGATCTACGACTCCCTCGTCGCCGAGCGGGGGACCCCTCAGATCGCGCCGATCCGGGTTCCCGCCGCCTACGACACCGGGAACAGCTATCTGCCGGCTCTGCCGTCGGCTCTCCCGGCGCTGCCCGCGGCCCCGTCGCAGCACACCGGGTCCTACGGCTACCCGCAGCAGGCGCCGCAGCCGCAGTACCAGAACGCCGGGATGCAGCAGGCGCCGGCGATGCAGCCCGCACAGCTTCAGCACGCACCGGCGCCGTACATCCCGCAGCAGCCGTCGGCGCCCCGCGGCTACCAGCAGCAACAGCAGCAGCAGCGGCCGGGCACGGGGTACGAGGCGATGCGTCCCGCGTCGCCCCGGCCCGTACCCGCTCCCTCGCAGTCGCCGTACGAGGATCCGTACAACCGCCCGTACCAGAGCCGAGGGTACTGA
- a CDS encoding FadR/GntR family transcriptional regulator: MSDALRPMGRTRLYEQVLDRLRTFAAESGLVAGDRLPPERDLAQRLRVSRASVKQAIVVLEVQGLVEVRHGGGTYLLGDGLDAEPVERLVERRRRLPDVLEAREALETKLAELAAERRTERDLTALRASLAHMAAEIADGGHGIEGDRRFHAAVTAAAHSALLAEFMRSIADQITESRHESLRQPRRPGRSLTQHQAILDAIEERRGKAAAAAMRRHVRTVAKVRLLDWNPEPDTTDEAS, from the coding sequence ATGTCCGACGCACTGCGGCCCATGGGGCGCACACGACTGTACGAGCAAGTGCTCGACCGACTGCGCACCTTCGCCGCCGAGAGCGGTCTGGTGGCCGGCGACCGGCTTCCGCCCGAGCGCGACCTCGCTCAGCGCCTGAGAGTCTCCCGGGCCTCGGTGAAGCAGGCCATCGTCGTCCTGGAGGTGCAGGGGCTCGTCGAGGTACGGCACGGCGGTGGCACCTATCTCCTCGGGGACGGGCTGGACGCCGAACCCGTCGAGCGGCTCGTCGAACGCCGGCGCAGACTGCCGGACGTGCTGGAGGCGCGCGAGGCGCTGGAGACCAAACTCGCCGAACTCGCGGCGGAGCGGCGCACCGAGCGGGATCTGACCGCGCTGCGGGCATCGCTCGCCCACATGGCCGCGGAGATCGCCGACGGCGGCCACGGCATCGAGGGCGACCGGCGCTTCCACGCCGCGGTGACCGCGGCCGCCCACAGCGCGCTGCTGGCCGAGTTCATGCGGTCGATCGCCGACCAGATCACGGAGAGCAGGCACGAGTCCCTGCGCCAGCCGCGGCGGCCCGGCCGCTCCCTGACCCAGCACCAGGCGATCCTCGACGCCATCGAGGAGCGGCGCGGCAAGGCCGCCGCCGCGGCGATGCGGCGCCATGTCCGCACCGTCGCGAAGGTGAGGCTCCTGGACTGGAACCCCGAACCGGACACCACGGACGAGGCGTCCTGA
- a CDS encoding SLC13 family permease, producing MSAELISILVLVVVFVIATTRSINMGALAFAAAFVVGELVADLDADGIFAGFPGDLFVVLVGVTYLFAIARANGTTDWLVHASIRLVGGRVALIPWVMFVITGALTAIGAVSPAAVAIVAPIALSFAARYGISPLLMGAMVVHGAQGGGFSPISIYGSIVNGIVERENLPGNEIALFLASLAANLVIAGVVFVLFGGLKLARQRQAEGDDSPRPPADEVTARLDTPRAATLLALIALVVAVLGFDLDAGLTAITLAVLISAAWPDTSRKAVGAIAWPTVLLICGVLTYVGVLEEMGTITWAGEGVGGIGVPLLAALLLCYIGAIVSAFASSVGIMGALIPLAVPFLAQGEIGAVGMIAALAVSATVVDVSPFSTNGALVLAAAPDVDREHFFRQLMVYGGVVVAVVPAVAWLVLVVPGFG from the coding sequence ATGTCCGCGGAACTCATCTCAATCCTCGTACTCGTGGTGGTCTTCGTGATCGCCACCACCCGCTCCATCAACATGGGCGCGCTGGCCTTCGCCGCCGCGTTCGTGGTGGGGGAGCTGGTCGCCGACCTGGACGCGGACGGCATCTTCGCCGGGTTCCCCGGAGACCTCTTCGTCGTCCTGGTGGGCGTCACCTACCTGTTCGCGATCGCCCGGGCCAACGGCACCACGGACTGGCTGGTGCACGCGTCCATACGCCTGGTCGGCGGGCGCGTCGCGCTGATTCCCTGGGTGATGTTCGTGATCACCGGGGCGCTGACGGCGATCGGCGCGGTCAGTCCCGCCGCGGTGGCGATCGTCGCACCGATCGCTCTGAGCTTCGCCGCGCGTTACGGCATCAGCCCGCTCCTGATGGGCGCGATGGTGGTGCACGGGGCGCAGGGCGGCGGCTTCTCCCCGATCAGCATCTACGGCTCGATCGTGAACGGCATCGTCGAGCGCGAGAACCTGCCGGGCAACGAGATCGCCCTGTTCCTCGCCTCGTTGGCCGCCAACCTGGTCATCGCCGGTGTGGTGTTCGTACTCTTCGGCGGCCTGAAGCTCGCCCGGCAGCGTCAAGCGGAGGGCGACGACTCGCCCCGCCCTCCCGCGGACGAGGTGACCGCCCGGCTCGACACGCCCCGGGCGGCCACGCTGCTCGCGCTGATCGCCCTGGTCGTCGCCGTGCTCGGCTTCGATCTGGACGCGGGCCTGACCGCGATCACGCTGGCCGTGCTGATCAGCGCCGCTTGGCCGGACACCAGCCGCAAGGCGGTCGGCGCGATCGCCTGGCCCACCGTGCTGCTCATCTGCGGGGTGCTGACCTACGTCGGCGTGCTGGAGGAGATGGGCACGATCACCTGGGCCGGGGAGGGAGTCGGAGGCATCGGAGTACCGCTGCTCGCGGCGCTGCTGCTGTGCTACATCGGCGCGATCGTCTCGGCGTTCGCCTCCTCGGTCGGCATCATGGGCGCGCTGATCCCGCTGGCCGTGCCGTTCCTCGCCCAGGGAGAGATCGGGGCGGTCGGGATGATCGCCGCGCTGGCCGTGTCGGCGACCGTGGTGGACGTCAGCCCCTTCTCGACCAACGGCGCACTCGTGCTCGCCGCGGCGCCGGACGTCGACCGGGAACACTTCTTCAGGCAGCTGATGGTGTACGGCGGGGTCGTCGTCGCAGTGGTGCCCGCCGTGGCCTGGCTCGTCCTGGTGGTGCCTGGATTCGGATGA
- a CDS encoding acyl-CoA synthetase gives MNAPTALFPALAERSSRPALRFGDRTLSYAELAASAGSLAATLGTARRVAVWATPTLETAVAVVAALLAGVPAVPLNPRTGDRELAHVVADSAPSLVLAAAGDELPAALDGLPRVDIDATAGPAGAPPVEPGPGHPALIVYTSGTTGPPKGAVLPRRALTSTLDALRDAWEWDADDVLVHALPLFHVHGLILGIIGPLRRGGSVRHLGRFSTEGVARELNAGATMLFGVPTMYHRIAEALSEGHGDAALARALSGARLLVSGSAALPARDHERIAEATGRTVIERYGMTETLMNTSVRADGEPRAGTVGVPLHGVELRVVDEEGRPVGTGPDAVGEIQVRGPNLFTEYLNRPEATAEAFSEDGWFRTGDMAVRDPDGYVRIVGRKATDLIKSGGYKIGAGEIENALMEHPGVRDAAVTGEPDADLGQRIVAWIVPEDAQHRPDVTELADHVAARLAPHKRPRTVRYMSELPRNDLGKIMKRALRA, from the coding sequence GTGAATGCCCCCACGGCCCTGTTCCCCGCACTCGCCGAGCGCAGTTCGCGGCCCGCCCTGCGGTTCGGGGACCGCACCCTGTCGTACGCGGAACTCGCGGCGTCGGCCGGCTCCCTCGCCGCGACCCTGGGTACGGCTCGACGGGTGGCGGTGTGGGCGACGCCCACGCTGGAGACCGCCGTCGCTGTGGTGGCGGCCCTGCTCGCCGGAGTGCCCGCGGTGCCGCTCAATCCACGGACCGGCGACCGGGAACTGGCCCATGTCGTGGCCGACAGCGCGCCGTCACTGGTCCTGGCCGCAGCGGGCGACGAACTCCCCGCCGCGCTGGACGGACTGCCTCGCGTCGACATCGACGCGACCGCGGGACCGGCGGGCGCGCCACCCGTCGAGCCCGGCCCCGGCCACCCGGCGCTGATCGTCTACACCTCCGGCACCACCGGTCCGCCCAAGGGCGCCGTCCTGCCGCGTCGTGCCCTGACCAGCACACTGGACGCCCTGCGGGACGCCTGGGAATGGGACGCCGACGACGTGCTGGTGCACGCGCTGCCGCTGTTCCACGTGCACGGGCTCATCCTCGGCATCATCGGACCCCTGCGGCGCGGGGGATCGGTGCGTCACCTGGGCCGGTTCAGCACCGAGGGGGTGGCACGGGAGCTGAACGCCGGGGCCACGATGCTGTTCGGGGTCCCGACCATGTACCACCGCATCGCCGAGGCCCTCTCCGAGGGGCACGGTGACGCCGCCCTCGCCCGGGCGCTGTCCGGTGCGCGCCTGCTCGTGTCGGGCTCGGCCGCGCTTCCGGCGCGCGACCACGAGCGGATCGCGGAGGCGACGGGCCGGACCGTCATCGAGCGGTACGGGATGACGGAAACCCTGATGAACACCAGCGTGCGCGCGGACGGCGAACCTCGGGCCGGAACCGTCGGAGTGCCCTTGCACGGCGTCGAGTTGCGGGTCGTCGACGAGGAGGGCCGGCCGGTCGGCACGGGCCCGGACGCCGTGGGTGAGATCCAGGTGCGCGGTCCGAACCTCTTCACGGAGTACCTCAACCGTCCCGAAGCCACCGCCGAGGCGTTCTCCGAGGACGGCTGGTTCCGCACCGGGGACATGGCGGTGCGGGATCCGGACGGCTATGTCCGGATCGTCGGCCGCAAGGCAACCGACCTCATCAAGAGCGGCGGCTACAAGATCGGAGCGGGCGAGATCGAGAACGCGCTGATGGAGCACCCCGGTGTGAGGGACGCGGCGGTGACGGGCGAGCCGGACGCCGACCTCGGCCAGCGGATCGTGGCGTGGATCGTACCGGAGGACGCGCAACACCGTCCTGACGTGACCGAGTTGGCCGATCACGTCGCTGCCCGGCTCGCCCCGCACAAGCGTCCGCGGACCGTGCGATACATGTCCGAACTTCCCCGTAACGACCTCGGCAAGATCATGAAACGGGCTCTCCGCGCCTGA
- a CDS encoding SGNH hydrolase, whose translation MIHSLLSGARRLRVPRAGRTSIALAATTLAAALAVSAPATNAAGDTASGQQTGSRGWFTSWANSQHDLAPTPLRDQTVRMVSHLSQGGDALRIRIQNTFGTTPLTVDAATVGLTDGRSAATQGSPRPVTFDGRPEAVVPAGGELWSDATTLTTRARTDVAVSLSVSGTVLPGRHGTAFRTNYLTAPGTGDHTRDTSSAAYTETTESTYLVTAVDVHNPRLKGGLVAYGSSVVDGVGSTDCGPGCTQLGANRRWTDDLARRITTELPPARQLAVANAGVNGTTSAPDCPKLAEHLRGLDAGARLRRDVLALHGVTGVLYYYGTNDLPAGCDAQQVLASYRDTFRRLHAAGIKVYVTPVTPRPGYTDEQNRVRHTVNSFVSKWNDCGGTCDGIMGFDQVLKDPLKPNAINPPYDTGDGVHVNISGQQALADTLSLPMLASSARR comes from the coding sequence TTGATCCACTCCCTTCTCTCAGGAGCCCGGCGCCTCCGGGTGCCGCGGGCCGGACGCACCTCGATCGCGCTGGCCGCCACCACGTTGGCCGCAGCCCTCGCCGTCTCCGCACCGGCGACGAACGCCGCCGGGGACACCGCGTCCGGGCAACAAACCGGCTCGCGCGGCTGGTTCACCTCCTGGGCGAACTCGCAGCACGACCTCGCCCCCACTCCCTTGCGCGACCAGACCGTGCGCATGGTCAGCCACCTCAGCCAGGGGGGTGACGCGCTCCGCATCCGGATCCAGAACACATTCGGTACGACCCCCCTCACCGTGGACGCCGCCACCGTGGGACTCACGGACGGCAGGAGCGCCGCCACGCAGGGGAGTCCCCGGCCCGTCACCTTCGACGGCCGGCCGGAGGCGGTCGTCCCGGCCGGCGGCGAACTCTGGAGTGACGCCACCACCCTGACGACCCGCGCCCGGACGGACGTCGCGGTCTCCCTGTCCGTCTCCGGCACCGTCCTCCCGGGCCGCCACGGGACGGCGTTCCGTACCAACTACCTGACCGCTCCCGGCACCGGGGACCACACCCGCGACACGAGCTCCGCCGCCTACACGGAGACGACGGAGTCCACCTACCTGGTCACCGCCGTGGACGTGCACAACCCGCGCCTGAAGGGTGGTCTCGTCGCCTACGGCAGCTCCGTGGTCGACGGGGTCGGATCCACCGACTGCGGCCCCGGCTGCACACAACTCGGCGCCAACCGCCGATGGACCGACGACCTCGCACGGCGGATCACCACGGAGCTGCCCCCCGCACGACAGCTCGCGGTGGCGAACGCCGGCGTCAACGGCACCACCAGCGCCCCCGACTGCCCGAAGCTCGCCGAACACCTGCGCGGTCTGGACGCGGGGGCGCGCCTGCGGAGGGACGTCCTGGCCCTCCACGGAGTCACCGGGGTCCTCTACTACTACGGCACCAACGACCTGCCCGCCGGATGCGACGCCCAGCAGGTGCTGGCGAGCTACCGCGACACCTTCCGGCGTCTGCACGCGGCCGGCATCAAGGTGTACGTCACTCCGGTGACCCCCCGTCCGGGCTACACCGACGAGCAGAACCGGGTCCGCCACACCGTGAACTCGTTCGTCTCGAAGTGGAACGACTGCGGTGGCACCTGCGACGGCATCATGGGCTTCGACCAGGTTCTCAAGGACCCGTTGAAGCCGAACGCCATCAACCCGCCCTACGACACCGGTGACGGTGTCCACGTGAACATCTCCGGACAGCAGGCCCTGGCCGACACGCTCTCGCTGCCGATGCTCGCGTCCTCGGCCCGACGATGA
- a CDS encoding TerD family protein, translated as MGASMTMQKGTNVAVPAQAVRVELGWRASPGTPDVDASALLLVSGKVRSDADFVFYNQPAHGSGAVRHEGKRTSGGAVTDSLGVDFARMEPAIDRVVIAASADGGTFGRVTGLFVRVVNPADGTEIARFESADATVETAFILGELYLRQGAWKFRAVGQGYDTGLAGLATDFGISVDEPKQATPPRQPQTAPQPSAHPAAPATAPTPPPAPPVVQAVRLTKVTLTKEAPTVSLSKQGGTSGALRVNLNWEVRKQFKGWGAKLGRAVAMHADLDLDLCALYELTDGSKGVVQALGNAFGSLRQPPYIHLDGDDRTGAVSSGENLTVNLDHKDRLRRVLIFVTIYEGARSFADLHATVTLQPQNGAAIDFSLDECTVPSTVCALALITSDGGDLTVQREARYLVPQRGVSPQRTIDAAYGWGMNWTPGRK; from the coding sequence ATGGGGGCGAGCATGACCATGCAAAAGGGAACCAATGTCGCGGTGCCGGCTCAGGCCGTGCGGGTCGAACTGGGCTGGCGTGCGTCACCCGGGACACCGGACGTGGATGCCTCGGCGCTCCTTCTGGTGTCCGGAAAGGTGCGCAGCGACGCGGACTTTGTCTTCTACAACCAGCCGGCGCACGGGTCCGGCGCGGTGCGCCACGAAGGCAAGCGGACGTCCGGGGGCGCTGTCACGGACAGCCTCGGTGTGGACTTCGCGCGGATGGAACCGGCGATCGACCGTGTCGTGATCGCGGCCTCGGCGGACGGCGGCACCTTCGGACGGGTGACCGGCCTCTTCGTGAGGGTCGTGAACCCGGCCGACGGCACCGAGATCGCACGCTTCGAGAGCGCGGACGCGACCGTCGAGACCGCGTTCATCCTCGGTGAGCTCTACCTGCGCCAGGGTGCCTGGAAGTTCAGGGCCGTAGGGCAGGGATACGACACCGGACTCGCGGGCCTCGCGACGGACTTCGGCATCTCCGTCGACGAACCGAAGCAGGCGACTCCGCCCCGGCAGCCGCAGACGGCTCCGCAGCCGTCCGCGCACCCGGCCGCACCTGCGACGGCCCCCACCCCGCCGCCCGCCCCGCCCGTCGTGCAGGCCGTGCGGCTGACCAAGGTCACGCTGACCAAGGAAGCCCCCACGGTGTCGCTGTCCAAGCAGGGCGGCACGTCCGGAGCGCTGCGCGTCAATCTCAACTGGGAAGTGCGCAAGCAGTTCAAGGGCTGGGGCGCGAAACTCGGCAGGGCCGTCGCCATGCACGCGGACCTCGACCTCGATCTCTGCGCGCTGTACGAGCTCACGGACGGCAGCAAGGGAGTCGTGCAGGCGTTGGGAAACGCCTTCGGCTCTCTCCGGCAGCCGCCCTACATCCACCTCGACGGGGACGACCGCACGGGCGCCGTCTCGTCCGGCGAGAACCTCACGGTCAACCTCGACCACAAGGACCGGCTGCGCCGTGTCCTGATCTTCGTCACGATCTACGAAGGCGCCCGGAGCTTCGCCGACCTGCACGCCACGGTCACGCTCCAGCCGCAGAACGGGGCGGCGATCGACTTCTCCCTCGATGAATGCACCGTGCCTTCCACGGTGTGCGCGCTCGCACTGATCACCAGCGACGGGGGAGACCTCACCGTGCAGCGCGAGGCCCGCTATCTCGTCCCCCAGCGCGGGGTCAGCCCCCAGCGGACCATCGACGCCGCCTACGGGTGGGGCATGAACTGGACACCCGGACGCAAGTGA